Sequence from the Ochrobactrum vermis genome:
CATTGTTTCGGCGACCACCGCAACCGTGTGGAATTTTCTGTTCAATCTGGGCTTTGACAAGTCGATGCTGCGCTTCACCGGTAGCGTCAACAAGAGCATGGCCGTCCGGGTTCTTCACGCGATCCTTTTCGAAGCCGGATTGATCGTGCTGCTGATCCCGTTCATCGCTTGGTATCTGGGCATTTCGCTGATCACCGCTCTTGTCATGGATATCGCGATTGTCGTGTTTTATCTGGTCTATGCGTTCGTGTTCAACATCGCATATGACAGACTGTTCCCGTTGCCTCTCGGCCAAACCGCAGAAGCGGTTTAACAGTTCGCAATAGTGATGCAGCCGCGTCTCAGCAGGGGGCGCGGCGTTTGCGCAATGTTGCCTGTCGTTGCTCCCATGCGATGAGCAGCAGGCTTGCCAGCACGATCAGGAATGCGCCGGCAAATACATTGGCTGCCGGAACCTCAGCCCAGATGAGATAGCCATAGATAAAGGCCCAGATGAGCCCGCTATACTCCACCGGCGCAAGCGCGGAGGCAGGTGCGTGGCGAAAGCCTTCGTAAAGAAGGAACTGGCCGAGTGTTGACACAAGCCCCAGAGCGATCATGAGAAGCCAACCGGAGAGATCTGGTTCCTGCCATGTCCACGGAAAGGACAGAGCACAGGCCAGACCGAACAGCAGGCTGGTGGCATACATCTGCGTCATCGTGGTTTCGCTTCGGCTGACAAGCCGGATCAGGATCGTGCTCCATGCCCAGCAGAAGCCCGCAACGATGCACATTGCAGCCGGAATGAGATTGGGCGAATGGGTCGGGTTGGCTGCAACCGTTACGCCGATGAAACCGATGGCGCAGGCGATCCACCGCCCCGGTCCAATCTTCTCCTTGAGGACAAGGATCGACAGGAACATGACCATGATCGGTGCGGAGAAATAAAGCGTGGTCAGTTCGGCCAGCTCCAGATGGCGGGCCGCATTGTAGAACAGCAGCCATGCGCCGAGCATCAGCGCCGCACGCAGGACAATGGTGTTGCGATAAGGGCTCCGGAAAATCGATGGGTGACGCCGGTAGCGCACCAGCACGCCGGTAATGACCACGATCACGAGGCTGCGCATAAACAATATCTGCGGCACCTGATAGGTAGCGACAAGCCATTTCACCATGGCGTCCTGAAGGGCGAAACATGCGTAACCGCCGCAAGCAAGCGCAATGCCTGCGAGCGGTCTTGAGCTAACTGACCCGGTGTCCATGGATTCCTCGATCCGGCCCGAGAATCCCTGCTGCGGGAAGGGCCACGAACGCTGAATTTGCAGGACTGGAGCGTGTAAGCAAGAGGCTGATATATGACGACCGAAGTCGGTAGCGCCCATGTAGCCGGAATGCAACAAATTGGGAGGAGCGCATCCTGAAAAGTGTGAAACGGTTTTCAGATAAGATGTACGTCAAAACAAACCGTTAGAGCGCAGATCTAATGCAATCAGATCGAAATGCGCTCTAAAACACCAGGGACCGGTGCGTCGCAGTTCCTGCCGTCACCCCGTCAGCGACCGACCAGGCGACGCTATGCGCGCCACGGGTGATATCACCTGCTGCGAAAATGCCTGAAACTGTTGTCGTTTTTAGTCCGTCGGTTTGTACCGTTCTGCCGAGTGGCAGTTCATCCATGGCACAGCCGAACGTGTCGGCAATCTGGCTGTTCAGACGATTGCGTGGCCCGATGTAAAGCGCGCTAGCAGGAACCAGTCGCCCGTCTTCCAGTTCGATCCCCGAAAGGTCGGCCCCCTCGCCGCGCAGTGCACTGACCCTGCTGTGTTCGATCTTCACGCCGCGCCGTTCCAGTTCTGCGAGGGTCTCCGCGTCTGGCTCCAGTCCATTATCGATGAAGAAGGTTGTCGGCCCCCATTCGGAGATCAGCATGGCCTGATGTACCGACATTGGCGACATGTTGAGGACGCCAAGCTGGCGATCGCTGAATTCATAGCCGTGGCAATAAGGACAGTGAATGACTGAGCTGCCCCATCGTTCAGCGAGGCCGGGAACGTCCGGCAGTTCATCCGATATGCCGAAAGCGAGGATCAGCCGCCGCCCCTCGACGATCTCGCCGCTATCGAGTTCGACGGCGAAATTGTCGATTTCACCGGTACCGGAAATGGCCTTCCCTTGCGTGAAAATCACGGTCGGATAGGCTTCGACCTGTGCCTTTGCCGTTTCCAGCATGGACAGCGGATTGCTTCCGTCCTGTGCAAAGAAACCATGCGAGTGTTCTGCGAAACGGTTACGCGGTTTTCCGGCGTCGATCACCCGTACAGATCGTCTGCCACGCGCCAGATAGGTTGCCGCAGACAAACCCGCGAAGCTGCCGCCGATAATGATTGCATCATGATGCATGACTGGTCTCCAGATCGAATGTGACGCCGCGTTCCAGCGCACGCTGATGAAAATCCGCGCTCAGCATGGCGAGCGTGACCTCGCCGAAACGCTCCAGAAGCAGATTTTCGGCGTCGGTAAATGCCTTGCTGAGTGAGGCATTTACCGCTTGTTCCACCAGACAGCCCGGCATTTCGGTGCGGTTTCCCATGGCCAAAAGCGCCGGTTCCCCGATGGCTTGATAAATGTCGCGCAGGGTAACCTTGTTAAGGTCGCAGGCGATTTCCCAGCCACCGCCATGCCCCTTTTCGGATCGGACATAGCCCTCTTCGCGCAGACCGCCCATGACGCGCCTGACGACGACCGGATTGGTGGTCATGGCCTTGGCAAGAACCTCCGACGTAACCGGCCCTTTATGTTCCGCCATGTGAAGAAGGACGTGCAGGACGCCCGATAGCTTGCTGTCTCTTTTCATGTAACTATATATGTTACAAGAATCAGCAGAAGTCAACACAGCCGGTGAAAATCACCGGATCAGATAAACGGGCACCGTGGGCATTTCTGCAATAACACCCGCTTGGGAAACTGAAATTGTTTGGGTTGAAGCAGTTAGTGCTGATCGGCCTGAAGCATTTTCGTTCCAGAGATAGTCGCCGCTGAGAGCAATATGCGCTCAGTGTAGGGGCGCTACTCGGGACAGCAGTTCGTCTGGAATATCGATACCCTGTCTGCGGACATAATCGACCATATGACTGAGACAATTATATTCCATAGCGTAATCGCATTGACGACGAGATTGAGGCCGGATGCGCGATGTGGATGCGCAGTTCGCCGAGTTGGTGAAGAAAGATGGCCCGTGACCGCTGCGGAAATCATCTGTTTTCCGCAGCTTTAACAAATTAGGCATAAACTGCGGTGACAACACGGCTTGGCACACAAATATCATACTACTTGGGTGCCACACGCAGGCTAAAGAAAGTCGAATAGAGCGAAAAGCTCAAAAAAATCATCAACGTCATGCGTCGGCTTGCTGGCATCGCTCGCATGCCGCGCCACACGAAGCTCCTTCGATGTAGAGGCCATTGTTTCGTCATCGAAGTCTTTAGACTGTGCCATAGACGTACGCTCATTCTTGGGTTCGTATCTTTTCCACAGCTCTCTGTCTGTTTCCCATGGCGGTTCGACGTGCTTTCCGTCTTGCCAAAACTGAACAACATTCTGCACATCAGGATCATGCCGATTGCGATAGAGCCAACGCAGTTCCGAGCCAGTATAGGGCCGTGTGCTTCTTTTGCCGACCACACGCAACGTCTTGTTCACGACCTCATTCATGTCGATATCGTCGAGGACAAAATGCACCCGAGTCTGACTGTCTTTCGCCCAATTCAAGCCAGCTTTGACTTTGCGGCCAATGGCCGTCTCATCATTATCGAAGAATATCTGTTTACGGTAGTCAATTGGTATGCTTTTGGTATCAAGTATCGACTTATATTTTGAATGTTGAGCAACACTTTCGAAGAATTCGCCCTGCCGATCAGGCACCTTGACGTCGACCCGTTCCTTAAAGAAAACCTCATCACTCGTCATCGCGTACTGATCTATCGTGCTGATGTTTCGCGTTGAGTCTGACTCTGCAAAAAACGGATACTTTTTGGAGTAGTCAAAGCGTGGGTTAGCAAGTCCATAAACGAGATCCCCGCGACGAAAACCTGCATATGGTACAGATGGAAAAACCATGATCAATATATATCCCTTGTGATGCGGAATTTTTGAAAGAGCCGCGCCATATCTATCGAAAAAAACAAGTATCCATAAATGCATCTGAAATAGAAGCTGCTACTTATCTAGCATATATAGGATGGGTAGTCTCTACGGATCGAACATTAATCCGACCAATGCAACTCAGTCCTTCAAAGCCTCTTAGAGGGTATCATTGCAGAAATACCTGCGGTGATCCATAAATGTGATAACTCGATAAGTAGTTGAATTATCTATATATTTCAGGCTTGTAGCGACTGCCGAGGCGGTAGCGGTTGCCGGCATAGATCAGCTTGTTGACGGTTGCTACCGTCTCACCCGTCCATGTCCGACGGTCCAGAAGCAGGCAGGCAATGCCATCATCGAGACGGAGCAGGCGTGCTATTTCAGCGTCGGGTGTGATCGCCGAAATGACCTGCTCCACCTCTGTCATCGGCGTGCTTTTCTGAAGATAGTCGTAAGTCGTGATCGCCCGAAAGTCCTGCAACTCGTAATGCTGTACGAGGTTCGTATTGACGAACCGCTCTTCGAGTTGCACCGGCACGTCGTTTTCGAGGTGCACGATCAGCGAATGGGCGATTGGAATGTTCTTTTGCAGTTCAAACGCATTGAGCAATTCGGGCGTCGGTTCAATGATGTCAAGGGTGACGACTTCGGCACTGTAGCGCCCGCCACGCGCCTTGATTTCATTGGCGATATTGACGACCTCGATCAGCGTTGTTTCCGGCTTTGGAGGGGCAACGAAAGTGCCGACGCCCTGAATGCGCTTCAATATGCCCTGATCGGTCAGTTCCCGCAGCGCGCGGTTGACGGTCATGCGGGAAATGCCGAGCGCGTCCACCAGTTCATGTTCCGAAGGCAGGCGGTGGTTGCCCGGCCAGCGACCGGAGCGGATATTGT
This genomic interval carries:
- a CDS encoding PACE efflux transporter, coding for MRSFMDRVRHATMFEIIGLAIFIPGSAFILDKPAAEMGVIGIVSATTATVWNFLFNLGFDKSMLRFTGSVNKSMAVRVLHAILFEAGLIVLLIPFIAWYLGISLITALVMDIAIVVFYLVYAFVFNIAYDRLFPLPLGQTAEAV
- a CDS encoding DMT family transporter; this translates as MDTGSVSSRPLAGIALACGGYACFALQDAMVKWLVATYQVPQILFMRSLVIVVITGVLVRYRRHPSIFRSPYRNTIVLRAALMLGAWLLFYNAARHLELAELTTLYFSAPIMVMFLSILVLKEKIGPGRWIACAIGFIGVTVAANPTHSPNLIPAAMCIVAGFCWAWSTILIRLVSRSETTMTQMYATSLLFGLACALSFPWTWQEPDLSGWLLMIALGLVSTLGQFLLYEGFRHAPASALAPVEYSGLIWAFIYGYLIWAEVPAANVFAGAFLIVLASLLLIAWEQRQATLRKRRAPC
- a CDS encoding NAD(P)/FAD-dependent oxidoreductase — protein: MHHDAIIIGGSFAGLSAATYLARGRRSVRVIDAGKPRNRFAEHSHGFFAQDGSNPLSMLETAKAQVEAYPTVIFTQGKAISGTGEIDNFAVELDSGEIVEGRRLILAFGISDELPDVPGLAERWGSSVIHCPYCHGYEFSDRQLGVLNMSPMSVHQAMLISEWGPTTFFIDNGLEPDAETLAELERRGVKIEHSRVSALRGEGADLSGIELEDGRLVPASALYIGPRNRLNSQIADTFGCAMDELPLGRTVQTDGLKTTTVSGIFAAGDITRGAHSVAWSVADGVTAGTATHRSLVF
- a CDS encoding Rrf2 family transcriptional regulator → MKRDSKLSGVLHVLLHMAEHKGPVTSEVLAKAMTTNPVVVRRVMGGLREEGYVRSEKGHGGGWEIACDLNKVTLRDIYQAIGEPALLAMGNRTEMPGCLVEQAVNASLSKAFTDAENLLLERFGEVTLAMLSADFHQRALERGVTFDLETSHAS
- the hutC gene encoding histidine utilization repressor; translation: MGAGDKSESHPAAGMELPETAGPLYEKVKAQVLDNIRSGRWPGNHRLPSEHELVDALGISRMTVNRALRELTDQGILKRIQGVGTFVAPPKPETTLIEVVNIANEIKARGGRYSAEVVTLDIIEPTPELLNAFELQKNIPIAHSLIVHLENDVPVQLEERFVNTNLVQHYELQDFRAITTYDYLQKSTPMTEVEQVISAITPDAEIARLLRLDDGIACLLLDRRTWTGETVATVNKLIYAGNRYRLGSRYKPEIYR